A portion of the Pseudomonadota bacterium genome contains these proteins:
- a CDS encoding ABC transporter substrate-binding protein — protein MDLVLKLSSAVAAGALALGLAVSAQAQSVPESDEPIKLAMNEWTGQHVSTTVAGEVLKRMGYNVEYVTAGYYPQLTALADGDLDATLEIWSSNIGEGFDAAMDTGNVQVLGESGLRPQEAWYVPSYVIDMCPGLPDWEALHDCVDLFSTADTAPSGRFLDYPADWGDTNAQRIAALDLDYVSIPSGGEGAIIAEIKSAVEREAPLLTMFWEPHWLHAQVDMERVYLPEYYDGCHDDASLGLNPDATYDCDWGGAEIWKVVNKGLQDSHPAAWNLIEVYSIDNNEQAQMMSEIDDKGRDLIEVVNEWLDNNPDKVKAWTDQASM, from the coding sequence ATGGATCTCGTACTAAAACTCTCGTCGGCCGTTGCTGCTGGCGCTCTCGCCTTGGGCCTTGCGGTCTCGGCGCAGGCGCAGAGCGTTCCGGAATCGGACGAGCCGATTAAACTCGCCATGAACGAATGGACCGGTCAGCACGTCAGCACGACGGTTGCCGGCGAGGTCCTGAAACGCATGGGCTATAACGTCGAATACGTGACCGCCGGCTACTATCCGCAGCTCACCGCGCTGGCCGATGGCGATCTTGACGCGACCTTGGAGATCTGGAGCTCCAACATTGGCGAAGGTTTCGATGCGGCGATGGATACGGGCAACGTCCAGGTGCTCGGCGAGTCCGGCCTGCGGCCTCAGGAAGCCTGGTACGTTCCTTCCTACGTCATCGACATGTGCCCGGGTCTGCCGGACTGGGAAGCGCTGCACGACTGTGTTGACTTATTCTCGACGGCTGACACGGCACCGTCTGGTCGTTTCCTCGACTATCCGGCCGACTGGGGTGATACCAATGCCCAGCGTATCGCCGCGCTCGACCTCGACTATGTCTCGATCCCGTCGGGCGGCGAGGGTGCGATCATCGCTGAGATCAAGTCCGCCGTTGAACGTGAAGCGCCGTTGCTGACCATGTTCTGGGAACCGCATTGGCTGCACGCCCAGGTCGACATGGAGCGTGTCTATCTGCCGGAGTATTACGACGGCTGCCACGACGATGCTTCGCTCGGCCTGAACCCGGACGCGACCTATGACTGCGATTGGGGTGGCGCCGAGATCTGGAAGGTCGTCAACAAGGGCCTGCAGGATTCGCATCCCGCAGCTTGGAACCTGATCGAGGTCTATTCGATCGACAACAACGAGCAAGCTCAGATGATGTCGGAGATCGACGACAAGGGCCGCGACCTGATCGAGGTCGTCAACGAGTGGCTCGACAACAATCCTGACAAGGTCAAGGCTTGGACGGATCAGGCGTCCATGTAG